In one window of Vibrio sp. JC009 DNA:
- a CDS encoding porin: MNKKIIALAVAAAATSSLASAAEVYNENGTKLNIGGRAEFRGDFIGKSSGEEIEGTMSDASRFRLNVGGETQITEELTGFGFYEGEQRQSADLKQRYTYAGLKGNFGAVSFGRQDTAAVQISNMSDMTTFTGGQKAFIDASNEQQNNTIAYTGEFGGLNLQASYIAGEEKDSDGYGVSAVYTLDMGLGFGFGYSAEGEGDNGVEGNAMIAGINYELGGLYLGATYTMGDTGDNEDEEFTGMELAAVYDFSNGFALKGAYQNSEIDGKSSSYTKSDFFEITGDYRFNKNLNAYVSYMLNNLDQDDMNNLIGTGYSKDAENTLRFGLKYSF; the protein is encoded by the coding sequence ATGAATAAGAAAATCATTGCGTTAGCGGTGGCTGCTGCAGCTACTTCGTCTCTGGCTTCAGCGGCTGAAGTATATAATGAGAATGGTACAAAGCTGAATATCGGCGGTCGTGCTGAATTCCGTGGCGACTTTATTGGCAAATCAAGCGGCGAAGAAATCGAAGGCACAATGAGCGACGCCAGCCGTTTCCGTCTGAATGTCGGCGGTGAAACTCAGATTACAGAAGAGCTGACAGGCTTTGGCTTCTATGAAGGCGAGCAGAGACAAAGCGCAGACCTGAAGCAACGTTACACTTATGCCGGTCTGAAAGGTAATTTCGGTGCAGTATCATTTGGCCGTCAGGATACAGCTGCGGTACAGATCTCAAATATGTCTGATATGACAACTTTTACCGGTGGTCAAAAGGCATTTATTGACGCAAGTAACGAGCAACAGAATAACACCATCGCTTATACCGGCGAGTTTGGTGGGCTGAATCTGCAGGCAAGCTATATAGCCGGCGAAGAGAAAGACAGTGACGGTTACGGTGTTTCCGCTGTCTATACCCTGGATATGGGCCTGGGCTTTGGTTTTGGCTACTCTGCTGAGGGTGAAGGCGACAACGGCGTTGAAGGCAATGCAATGATTGCCGGTATTAACTATGAGCTGGGTGGGCTATACCTTGGTGCCACTTACACTATGGGTGATACAGGCGATAACGAAGATGAAGAGTTCACAGGTATGGAACTTGCCGCTGTGTACGACTTCAGCAACGGCTTTGCTCTGAAGGGTGCTTACCAGAACTCTGAAATCGACGGAAAGAGCTCCAGCTACACTAAGAGCGACTTCTTTGAGATCACAGGTGATTACCGCTTCAACAAGAACCTGAACGCTTATGTTTCTTATATGCTGAATAACCTGGATCAAGATGACATGAATAATCTGATCGGCACTGGTTACAGCAAAGATGCTGAAAACACACTGCGTTTTGGTCTGAAGTACAGCTTCTAA
- the yhbY gene encoding ribosome assembly RNA-binding protein YhbY translates to MNLSTKQKQHLKGLAHNLKPVVLLGANGLTEAVLAEIELALDHHELIKIKVASEDRETKNLIIDAIVRETEAEKVQTIGKVLVLYRQSEERKIEIPRK, encoded by the coding sequence ATGAATTTAAGCACAAAACAAAAGCAGCACCTTAAAGGTCTGGCACACAACCTAAAACCTGTTGTGTTACTGGGCGCAAATGGACTTACAGAAGCAGTGCTTGCGGAAATTGAACTTGCTCTAGACCACCACGAACTGATCAAAATTAAAGTTGCCTCTGAGGACAGAGAAACTAAAAATCTGATTATTGACGCCATCGTTCGTGAAACAGAAGCAGAAAAAGTACAGACAATCGGTAAAGTTCTGGTTCTGTACCGCCAGTCAGAAGAGCGCAAAATCGAGATACCTCGAAAATAA
- the rlmE gene encoding 23S rRNA (uridine(2552)-2'-O)-methyltransferase RlmE: MSKQKHSASSGRWLKEHFDDKYVNEAKKKGYRSRAIFKIEEIQDKDKLLKPGMTVVDLGAAPGGWSQYAAKIVGDEGQVIACDILPMDSIAGVAFLQGDFREDAVLEALLDRIQPDMVDVVLSDMAPNMAGNLSVDQPRAMYLVELALDMCRQVLAPGGSFAVKVFQGEGFDQYVKDVRDMFKVVKIRKPDSSRARSREVYIVATGYKG; the protein is encoded by the coding sequence ATGAGTAAGCAGAAACACTCCGCGAGTTCCGGGCGCTGGCTGAAAGAACATTTTGATGACAAATATGTAAATGAAGCCAAGAAAAAGGGTTACCGCTCGCGTGCTATCTTTAAGATTGAAGAGATTCAGGATAAGGATAAGCTTCTTAAACCAGGCATGACGGTTGTCGATTTGGGGGCAGCTCCTGGTGGCTGGTCTCAGTACGCAGCAAAGATTGTTGGTGATGAAGGACAGGTTATCGCCTGTGATATCCTGCCGATGGATTCCATTGCCGGCGTTGCTTTTCTTCAGGGAGATTTCCGGGAAGATGCGGTTCTGGAAGCGTTATTAGATCGCATTCAGCCGGACATGGTTGATGTTGTGCTGTCTGATATGGCGCCGAATATGGCCGGAAACCTGTCGGTTGACCAGCCAAGAGCAATGTATCTTGTTGAACTGGCTCTGGATATGTGCCGTCAGGTACTGGCTCCGGGTGGCAGTTTTGCTGTTAAGGTTTTCCAGGGTGAAGGCTTTGATCAGTACGTGAAAGATGTCCGTGATATGTTTAAAGTGGTTAAGATTCGTAAGCCGGATTCTTCACGGGCCCGTTCCAGAGAAGTGTATATTGTCGCTACGGGTTACAAAGGATAA
- a CDS encoding 3-deoxy-7-phosphoheptulonate synthase: MYRSELSDINISNEQVLITPNELKQKLPLSDKARAFIRESRQTISNIIHKKDHRMLIVCGPCSIHDVEAAKEYAKRLKALSEKLDDQLYIVMRVYFEKPRTTVGWKGLINDPQLDGTFDIEHGLHVGRQLLVELAEMEIPLATEALDPISPQYLSDTFSWAAIGARTTESQTHREMASGLSMPIGFKNGTDGSLVTAINAMQAASSGHRFMGINREGQVALLTTQGNPNGHVILRGGKQTNYDSVSVAECEEEMAKSGLDASLMVDCSHANSRKDYRRQPLVAEDVIHQIREGNKSIIGLMIESHLNEGNQSSDIPLNEMAYGVSITDACINWDSTEALLTKAHKELVPFLQDRLK; encoded by the coding sequence ATGTATAGAAGTGAACTAAGTGACATTAACATCAGTAATGAACAGGTACTGATTACGCCCAACGAACTAAAACAGAAGCTGCCTCTGAGTGATAAGGCGCGGGCTTTTATTCGTGAATCACGCCAGACAATTTCCAATATCATCCATAAAAAAGATCACCGTATGCTGATTGTGTGCGGACCTTGTTCTATCCACGATGTGGAAGCAGCTAAGGAGTACGCTAAGCGTCTTAAGGCTTTGTCTGAGAAACTGGATGATCAGCTTTACATCGTGATGCGTGTGTACTTTGAAAAGCCGCGTACAACAGTCGGCTGGAAAGGACTTATCAACGACCCGCAGCTTGATGGTACTTTTGATATTGAGCACGGCCTGCATGTCGGGCGTCAGCTGCTGGTGGAACTGGCAGAAATGGAGATCCCGCTGGCAACAGAAGCGCTGGATCCTATCAGTCCTCAGTACCTTTCCGATACTTTCAGCTGGGCAGCTATCGGTGCGCGTACTACGGAATCACAGACTCACCGCGAAATGGCCAGTGGTCTTTCTATGCCTATCGGTTTTAAGAACGGCACTGACGGCAGTCTGGTTACCGCGATTAACGCGATGCAGGCGGCGTCTTCCGGTCACCGCTTTATGGGGATCAACCGCGAAGGTCAGGTTGCTTTGCTGACAACTCAGGGTAACCCTAACGGTCATGTGATTCTTCGTGGTGGTAAGCAGACCAACTATGATTCCGTTTCTGTGGCTGAGTGTGAAGAGGAAATGGCCAAGTCAGGACTGGATGCATCTCTGATGGTGGACTGCAGCCATGCGAACTCCCGTAAAGACTACCGCAGACAGCCGTTGGTGGCAGAAGATGTGATTCATCAGATCCGCGAAGGTAACAAGTCTATTATCGGCCTGATGATTGAAAGTCATCTGAACGAAGGCAACCAGTCTTCAGATATTCCTCTGAATGAGATGGCTTACGGTGTTTCTATCACAGATGCCTGTATCAATTGGGATTCAACTGAGGCACTATTGACGAAAGCACACAAAGAGTTAGTGCCGTTTTTACAGGACCGTTTGAAATAA
- the tyrS gene encoding tyrosine--tRNA ligase: MASIEAALAEIKRGAEEILPEEELIEKLKEGRPLKIKLGADPTAPDIHLGHTVILNKLRQFQELGHEVTFLIGDFTGMVGDPTGKNTTRPPLTREDVLANAETYKQQVFKILDPEKTKIQFNSEWLSALGAEGMIRLAANQTVARMLERDDFKKRYAGGQPIAIHEFMYPLLQGYDSVAMETDVELGGTDQKFNLLMGRELQKANGQKPQCVLMMPLLVGLDGEKKMSKSANNYIGVADAPNEMFGKIMSISDDLMWSYYELLSFRPLEEIAKFKEDVQTGTNPRDIKILLAKEIIARFHSEADAEAAEQEFISRFQKGNIPDEMPEFEFEAGIAIANLLKDAGLVNSTSDAMRMIRQGAAKLDGEKIEDTKLIPEAGTAVYQVGKRKFARVTVK; this comes from the coding sequence ATGGCGAGTATTGAAGCTGCACTGGCCGAGATTAAGCGCGGTGCCGAAGAGATTCTTCCGGAAGAAGAGCTAATTGAAAAGTTAAAAGAAGGTCGGCCACTAAAAATCAAGCTGGGTGCCGATCCTACAGCACCGGATATCCATCTGGGCCATACGGTAATTCTGAATAAACTGCGTCAGTTCCAGGAACTGGGCCATGAAGTGACTTTCCTTATCGGTGACTTTACCGGTATGGTGGGTGACCCGACAGGTAAAAACACAACCCGTCCACCGCTTACACGCGAAGACGTACTTGCAAACGCTGAAACCTATAAGCAGCAGGTATTTAAGATCCTTGACCCTGAGAAAACCAAGATTCAGTTTAACTCTGAGTGGCTTTCTGCTCTGGGTGCTGAAGGCATGATCCGCCTTGCTGCAAACCAGACTGTTGCCCGTATGCTTGAGCGTGACGATTTTAAAAAGCGTTATGCCGGCGGTCAGCCGATTGCTATCCATGAATTTATGTACCCGCTTCTTCAGGGCTATGACTCTGTTGCGATGGAAACTGACGTTGAGCTTGGCGGTACTGACCAGAAGTTTAACCTTCTGATGGGCCGTGAACTGCAAAAAGCAAACGGTCAGAAGCCGCAGTGTGTTCTGATGATGCCTCTTCTTGTTGGCCTTGACGGCGAGAAGAAGATGTCTAAGTCTGCTAACAACTACATCGGTGTTGCTGATGCTCCAAATGAGATGTTCGGTAAGATCATGTCTATCTCCGATGACCTGATGTGGAGCTACTATGAGCTGCTTTCTTTCCGTCCGCTGGAAGAAATTGCTAAGTTCAAAGAAGATGTTCAGACAGGCACAAACCCTCGTGATATCAAGATCCTTCTTGCTAAAGAGATCATTGCACGCTTCCACAGTGAAGCTGATGCAGAGGCGGCTGAGCAGGAATTTATCAGCCGTTTCCAGAAAGGTAACATTCCTGATGAGATGCCAGAGTTTGAATTTGAAGCAGGTATCGCGATTGCAAACCTTCTGAAAGATGCAGGTCTGGTGAACTCGACTTCTGATGCAATGCGCATGATTCGTCAGGGCGCGGCAAAACTGGATGGCGAGAAAATCGAAGATACCAAGCTGATCCCGGAAGCAGGTACTGCGGTTTATCAGGTTGGTAAGCGTAAGTTTGCTCGAGTGACAGTTAAGTAA
- a CDS encoding porin: MNKKIIALAVAFAATGVNAATIYENNATTVGLSGGIDAFLSDTELKNYSATDDYTGDADVDVSVKIQIDANHQLNDDVMVFGSFEIEDGTGFKPGGEDKNVTTDDEYIGAMFGDNFGIAVGEIGDFGDSLDAITIDNTNEGYGYMDDFVTSFESAGNGISLKYSTDALTLIADTFLSEEEDQDAAYGVSAEYTAAGFTAGASYQDHGNRGSSTTTNSGDNDVYGVKLGYAIAGFSVNANYAVEQINSVDIDVIGASADYTVDAARLYVSAFQAEKDGFSDEMTAYTVGADYAFSDALKGFIEYSSADNYKYDNDAEETIAVAGVYFSF; encoded by the coding sequence ATGAACAAGAAAATCATCGCACTAGCAGTGGCTTTCGCAGCTACCGGTGTAAATGCAGCAACTATTTACGAAAACAATGCAACTACAGTTGGTCTATCAGGTGGAATTGACGCATTCCTTAGCGACACTGAGCTGAAAAACTATTCAGCTACAGACGACTACACTGGTGATGCAGATGTTGATGTTTCAGTTAAGATCCAGATCGACGCTAATCATCAGCTAAACGATGACGTTATGGTATTCGGTTCATTTGAAATTGAAGACGGCACAGGTTTTAAACCAGGCGGTGAAGACAAAAACGTAACAACTGATGATGAGTACATCGGTGCTATGTTTGGTGATAACTTTGGTATTGCTGTGGGTGAAATCGGTGACTTTGGTGATTCACTTGACGCAATTACTATCGATAACACTAATGAAGGTTACGGTTACATGGATGACTTTGTAACTTCCTTTGAATCTGCAGGCAACGGTATCAGCCTTAAATACAGCACTGATGCACTAACTCTGATCGCAGACACATTCCTGTCTGAAGAAGAAGACCAAGATGCAGCATACGGCGTATCCGCTGAATACACTGCTGCAGGTTTCACCGCAGGTGCTTCTTACCAGGATCACGGCAACCGTGGCTCATCTACAACAACAAACAGCGGCGACAATGACGTATACGGTGTAAAACTAGGCTACGCAATCGCAGGCTTCTCTGTTAACGCAAACTACGCTGTTGAACAAATCAACAGTGTTGATATTGACGTAATCGGCGCATCAGCAGACTACACTGTTGACGCAGCTCGCCTGTACGTTTCAGCATTCCAGGCAGAAAAAGATGGCTTTAGCGATGAAATGACTGCATACACAGTAGGTGCAGACTACGCATTCTCTGACGCTCTGAAAGGTTTTATTGAATACTCTTCAGCTGACAACTACAAGTACGACAACGATGCAGAAGAGACTATTGCAGTAGCTGGTGTCTACTTCTCGTTCTAA
- a CDS encoding peptidoglycan DD-metalloendopeptidase family protein yields MLAIFRRLPIFHQALIVLVSAVVAFLLFLPDARELMKDHHTLEIGEHYPLAINSEALVSGEQLQPVTLIRWEKHKVNSGESAAVLFSRIGLSARLLHNLISANKEINKQLSRLRPGNELLFGFDENQELVQLVRHISAFETFRVTKTSDGFTSAFEKKEVDIQYNYTEAEITSNFWNAAITAGMTPNQIMELAGIFGWDIDFALDIRSGDSFRVLYEEKIVEGEMIGRGRIIAAIFTNQGDTFKAVLDDKTENYYDENGRAMKKAFLRSPVDFRRVTSNFNPRRRHPVTGKVRPHRGTDYAAPVGTPIWAAGDGVVIKSSYNKYNGNYVFIKHSNTYITKYLHLKKRYVKTGQRVKQGKAIGSLGGTGRVTGPHLHYEFLVNGVHKNPRTVKLPQSKSLTGEHKQVYLMKADERLTQLERYGELLFARK; encoded by the coding sequence ATGCTTGCTATTTTTAGACGTCTTCCTATCTTCCATCAGGCGCTGATCGTTCTGGTTTCGGCGGTGGTCGCCTTTTTGCTTTTTCTTCCCGATGCCAGAGAACTGATGAAAGATCATCACACCCTCGAGATCGGTGAACACTACCCTCTCGCCATTAACAGTGAAGCTTTAGTTTCAGGCGAACAGCTCCAGCCTGTAACCCTGATTCGCTGGGAAAAGCATAAAGTTAACTCAGGTGAAAGTGCTGCGGTTCTTTTTAGCCGCATCGGACTGTCTGCCCGGCTTCTGCACAATCTGATTTCCGCCAACAAAGAGATAAATAAACAGCTTTCGCGTCTTCGTCCGGGTAATGAACTGCTATTTGGGTTTGATGAAAATCAGGAGTTGGTTCAGCTGGTCCGCCATATCTCAGCCTTTGAAACCTTCCGGGTAACCAAAACCAGTGACGGCTTTACCTCTGCATTCGAGAAAAAAGAGGTCGATATTCAGTACAACTACACAGAGGCGGAAATCACTTCCAACTTCTGGAATGCAGCGATTACCGCAGGAATGACGCCAAACCAGATAATGGAGCTGGCAGGCATATTTGGCTGGGATATCGACTTTGCTCTGGATATCCGCTCAGGAGACAGCTTCAGAGTGCTGTACGAAGAGAAGATAGTAGAAGGTGAAATGATAGGCCGGGGCCGTATTATCGCCGCTATTTTTACCAACCAGGGCGATACATTTAAAGCCGTTCTGGATGATAAAACAGAGAACTATTACGACGAAAACGGCCGGGCAATGAAAAAAGCCTTCCTACGCTCACCTGTCGATTTCCGCCGGGTGACCTCTAACTTTAACCCGCGCCGCAGACACCCGGTTACCGGAAAAGTCAGACCTCACAGAGGCACTGACTATGCGGCACCTGTCGGAACCCCTATCTGGGCCGCCGGTGATGGCGTAGTAATCAAATCCAGCTACAACAAGTACAACGGTAACTATGTATTTATCAAACACAGCAATACCTATATCACTAAGTATCTGCACCTCAAAAAACGTTATGTAAAAACCGGACAAAGAGTTAAACAGGGCAAGGCTATCGGTTCGCTAGGCGGCACCGGGCGTGTAACCGGCCCTCACCTGCACTATGAGTTTCTGGTAAACGGGGTACATAAAAACCCGAGAACGGTTAAATTGCCGCAGTCTAAGTCGCTGACCGGTGAGCATAAGCAGGTTTATCTGATGAAGGCGGATGAAAGGCTGACGCAGTTGGAGAGGTATGGGGAGTTGTTGTTTGCCAGGAAATAG
- the greA gene encoding transcription elongation factor GreA yields MEKIPMTVRGEQKLREELDVLLKRRPLISEAIAEARELGDLKENAEYHAAREEQGICEAQIRDIEYKLSVAQVIDVTKMDNTGKVIFGTTVTVIDLDTDAESTYQIVGDDEADIKAGRISVSSPIARGLIGKMEGDEVVISTPGGDKDYEIDKVDYI; encoded by the coding sequence ATGGAAAAAATTCCAATGACTGTACGCGGCGAGCAGAAGCTGCGTGAAGAACTTGATGTGCTGCTAAAGCGTCGTCCGCTTATTTCTGAAGCTATCGCAGAAGCTCGTGAGCTTGGTGACCTGAAAGAAAATGCTGAATATCATGCTGCCCGTGAAGAGCAGGGCATCTGTGAAGCGCAAATCCGTGATATCGAATATAAGCTATCTGTGGCTCAGGTTATCGATGTGACTAAGATGGATAACACAGGCAAAGTGATTTTTGGTACTACAGTGACTGTGATCGATCTGGATACAGATGCGGAATCTACCTACCAAATCGTGGGTGATGATGAAGCCGATATTAAAGCCGGCCGTATTTCTGTTAGTTCTCCTATCGCTCGTGGCCTTATCGGTAAGATGGAAGGCGATGAAGTGGTTATCTCTACTCCGGGTGGGGACAAGGACTACGAAATCGATAAGGTAGATTACATCTAA
- the tyrA gene encoding bifunctional chorismate mutase/prephenate dehydrogenase, with translation MAVELNELRDQIDAVDKQMVELLAQRLALVEKVGEVKSEHGLPIYAPDREAAMLASRREEAEKRGVPPQLIEDILRRTMRESYASEKDSGFKCLNPDLRSVVIVGGKGQLGGLFGRMFTLSGYQVKILGSQDWDRADEILDGAGLVVVTVPIHLTEGVIEKLSGLPEDCILCDLTSIKSKPLQKMLDVHKGPVVGLHPMFGPDVPSLAKQVIVYCDGRESEQYQWLLQQFSIWGASLCPIEADEHDHGMTLIQALRHFTSFAYGLHLSRENPNIDKLLQLSSPIYRLELAMVGRLFGQDPKLYGDIILSSEKNIEMIKRFHHCFGEAIRILDNHDKAAFIESFNQVSEWFGDYSQQFMVESQNLLKQANDSIHRG, from the coding sequence ATGGCAGTTGAGCTAAACGAATTAAGAGATCAGATTGATGCGGTAGACAAGCAGATGGTTGAGCTGTTGGCTCAGCGTCTGGCTTTGGTTGAAAAAGTGGGCGAAGTGAAAAGCGAACACGGCCTGCCAATTTATGCCCCGGACAGGGAAGCAGCTATGCTGGCGTCCCGCCGTGAAGAAGCGGAAAAGCGCGGTGTACCGCCTCAGTTGATTGAAGATATTCTTCGCCGGACCATGCGTGAGTCCTATGCCAGTGAAAAAGACTCCGGTTTCAAATGTTTGAATCCGGACCTTCGTTCAGTGGTGATTGTCGGTGGTAAGGGCCAGCTTGGTGGTTTGTTTGGCCGGATGTTCACTCTTTCTGGCTATCAGGTGAAAATTCTGGGCAGTCAGGACTGGGACCGCGCCGATGAAATCCTTGATGGTGCCGGTCTTGTTGTGGTTACTGTGCCTATTCATCTGACAGAAGGTGTGATTGAAAAGCTATCCGGTCTGCCTGAAGACTGTATTCTGTGTGACCTTACCTCGATCAAATCTAAGCCACTGCAAAAGATGCTGGATGTGCACAAGGGCCCGGTTGTTGGTCTTCACCCTATGTTCGGCCCGGATGTTCCGAGTCTGGCAAAGCAGGTGATTGTTTACTGCGATGGCCGCGAAAGCGAACAGTATCAGTGGCTGCTTCAGCAGTTCTCCATCTGGGGAGCCAGCCTTTGTCCGATAGAAGCAGATGAGCATGATCACGGCATGACCCTGATTCAGGCGCTGCGCCACTTCACCTCTTTTGCTTATGGTCTGCATCTGAGCAGAGAGAACCCGAACATAGACAAGCTTCTGCAGCTTAGTTCCCCAATCTACCGGCTGGAGCTGGCTATGGTTGGCCGTCTGTTTGGTCAGGATCCTAAGTTATATGGTGACATTATTCTCTCTTCGGAAAAGAACATTGAGATGATCAAGCGCTTCCACCACTGTTTCGGTGAAGCCATCAGGATTTTAGACAATCACGATAAAGCTGCATTTATCGAGAGCTTTAACCAGGTTAGCGAATGGTTTGGTGATTACTCTCAGCAGTTTATGGTAGAGAGCCAGAATCTGCTGAAGCAGGCGAACGATTCGATTCATCGGGGCTAG
- the dacB gene encoding serine-type D-Ala-D-Ala carboxypeptidase produces MRVFIAITAFLLTLSAQAYSPVDILPEGSRVGLSVHTPEGNPIEINSEQLFPPASTLKIVTALAAKLELGNEFRFATSVEADGDDMIIRFSGDPTLTSHDLAELLTAAKANGLKEIKGDIYLNKGTFSGYERGVGWPWDILGVCYSAPASAITLDENCVQASIYTNKDGTTRVHVPEHQPINVSTRATSVSKELQKERQCELELITFDNNRYELSGCLTYREKPLPLKFAVQETSLYTGEAIKHILSINGIKFSGKVKTTDNRQGTVLATNLSAPLPELIDKMLKESDNLIADNLVKTIGAKFYIQPGSFNNGTEAIKQIVYSHTGINLTTAQLADGSGLSRNNRMSVKSMTDILNYIWRNDNQLALLQLLPNSGESGTLKYRRSMRKEPVKGHLKAKSGSLYGSYNMAGYVLDDSGQPKATFVQFVTDYYPPKRDDNQKATTPAIFLFEKAFYTDLIKLSLKNSTKQTH; encoded by the coding sequence ATGCGTGTATTCATTGCCATTACCGCATTTTTGCTGACGCTCTCAGCGCAGGCATATTCTCCCGTAGACATATTACCTGAAGGAAGCCGGGTTGGATTATCAGTCCATACCCCGGAAGGCAACCCCATTGAGATTAACAGCGAACAGCTGTTCCCACCGGCAAGCACCCTGAAAATCGTCACCGCTCTGGCAGCAAAACTGGAGCTGGGCAATGAGTTTCGCTTTGCAACCTCTGTAGAGGCTGACGGCGATGATATGATTATCCGCTTTTCCGGCGATCCCACACTCACATCGCATGACCTTGCAGAGCTGCTGACGGCGGCTAAAGCAAACGGCCTAAAAGAGATTAAGGGCGATATCTACCTTAACAAAGGCACCTTTTCCGGTTATGAGCGGGGAGTCGGCTGGCCCTGGGATATACTTGGTGTCTGCTACAGTGCCCCTGCCAGCGCAATCACACTGGATGAAAACTGCGTTCAGGCCTCCATCTACACCAATAAAGACGGCACTACCCGGGTGCATGTACCTGAGCATCAGCCGATTAATGTCAGCACCAGAGCAACCTCTGTCAGCAAAGAGTTGCAGAAGGAGCGCCAGTGTGAACTTGAGCTTATCACTTTCGATAATAACCGCTACGAGCTATCCGGCTGCCTGACTTACCGGGAAAAGCCGCTTCCGCTGAAATTTGCCGTTCAGGAAACCTCGCTTTATACCGGAGAGGCTATCAAACATATCCTGAGCATCAATGGCATTAAGTTTAGTGGCAAGGTGAAAACCACCGATAACCGACAAGGCACTGTGTTAGCCACCAACTTATCCGCCCCTCTGCCTGAGCTTATCGACAAAATGCTGAAAGAATCTGATAACCTGATAGCCGACAACCTGGTGAAAACCATAGGGGCCAAATTCTATATCCAGCCGGGAAGCTTTAATAACGGCACAGAGGCTATTAAGCAGATTGTTTACTCCCATACGGGAATTAATCTGACTACCGCTCAACTGGCGGATGGCTCGGGTCTGTCGCGAAATAACCGTATGTCGGTTAAATCTATGACCGATATTCTTAACTATATCTGGCGCAACGATAATCAACTGGCACTTCTGCAATTGCTGCCAAACTCAGGGGAAAGCGGCACTCTTAAGTACCGGAGAAGTATGCGAAAAGAACCGGTGAAAGGTCATCTGAAAGCCAAAAGCGGTTCCCTTTACGGCAGCTACAATATGGCCGGTTATGTTCTGGATGACAGCGGCCAGCCCAAGGCGACCTTTGTACAGTTTGTAACTGACTACTATCCACCAAAAAGGGATGATAACCAAAAGGCTACCACCCCTGCTATTTTCCTGTTTGAAAAAGCTTTCTATACGGATTTGATTAAGCTTTCACTTAAAAACAGCACCAAACAGACGCACTAG